The Aestuariibaculum lutulentum genome segment GAATACTCAGCGATAACTTTAGAGGCTTATGTAATTGCAGGAAAGGGTAATGGAACCTGGACAATGGTATCATACTTTGGTGATAGACAGAATGAAATTGGTGTTAATTATATTTATCAAACTTTAGTAAATAATGGGAACAGTGGATCTACCATTTCATGCTTAAATTATAAGGATCCATGGGCAACAGGGAGCAATATTTACTCGCCGAGTATTGAGGATGATGAGTTTCATCATATTGTAACAACTTATGATAACAATGAGATGAAATATTATTTAGATGGAAGTGTAGTCAGTATTCGTCCTTCCCTAAATTCAGATAACCTCATAAAAAATTTAAGTAACAAGCTTGCTTATTTAGGTAAATCAGGATTCTCACAAGACCAAACATGGTTCGGCGCTATAGATACATTCAATATTTATGAGGGTATACTTGATGAGGAAACTATTAGAAATTCAGCAAAAAAATATGTAAACCGCATATTGCAAGACAATAGTGTTCATGTTCCGAAACCTGTGTTAAAGCATTCGTATACGTTTGAAGACGGAACAACCAATGATGTTATTGGGAATGCTAATGGAATAATTAAAGGAGATGTAGAGATTATAGATGGTTTGTTTGTTACAAATTCTTCAGGAGAATATTTAGAACTACCTGGAGAGGAATTAAAGATTAATGAATATGCTTCGATTACATTGGAGACTTTTATTTTAGCAGGTAAAAATAATAATGCACTCTACACTACACTAGCTTACTTTGGAAATGTAAGGGGGAATAATGGGGTTGATTATATAGGGATGACAGCAAAGCATAATCAAAGGAGTGGCGTAGTTTTGTCATGTAAAAATTATTCATCCCGACCATGGTTAACGACTATTGGGATATTATCTGATGAATTAATAGATGGTAAATATCATCATATGGTGATTACATTTGATAATAATTTTCTGAAATTTTACATTGATGGGGTTTTAGAGGATGCACGAATAAACCTTCGTAAAAAATCTAACATCATTGCAAATATTAGTGATAAACTTGCCTATTTGTGTTATTCGGGATATAGTAATCCAGGAGATCAAACTTGGTTTGGAGCTATTGATACATTTAATATCTACGAAGGTGTTTTAGATGCTGAAACTATTGCAAATACAGCAAAGCAATATTTAAAGGATTCGAAAAGAAAAGAACAGCTAAAGTAATGATTGACGATATATAGCTTAGGCAATAAGCATTACTGCTGTTCTCTTGTTTTATAAAAAGTTTTTCTTTACTTTATTCTTATGTATTCTTCATAAATTTTCCATACTGGTTTTTCTTCTCCTTCATTTTCAATAGGGCCTTCAATAGTCCAGATATCTCCTTTTATGGTGCTTTTAAAAGAAAATGATTTACCGATAAGAGAAGGGTCCGAAAAGTATTTTAGATGTTCTGTATAAATGTTTCCTCTAAACGTGTATTCGCCACCGTTAAACATGCTGTTTTGAATAGAGTCTGCCTGAACAATGGTGGCAAAGTGTGTTTTGTTTATTATTTTCACCATGTTTATCATGTCGTCTCCTGTAGCTGTATAGGTTGTGTCTGGAAGGATATATAATTGCTTAACCGATTTCCAAGTGCCTTCTAAGGAAGGTTGAGCAAATGTGAATGTTAGGAATCCTAATGAGAATATAAGGGTGATTATAGCTGATTTTGTTTTCATAATGTTTTGTTTTAGAGTGAAATAGATTTTTATTTTTGTAAAAAAATTAATCAGATAAATTAAAAGTTAGTTTTTGAGAATTGTCAGCATTTATCAAATCAACCATATATCTAGATCGTGGTTTGTTTTCACTTTTTTCATAAATAAACAGAAGTGATGATTTTGAGGTAGACCAATTAGGGTGTGTAGAAAGTAATTTATCTTTAACATC includes the following:
- a CDS encoding DUF2147 domain-containing protein codes for the protein MKTKSAIITLIFSLGFLTFTFAQPSLEGTWKSVKQLYILPDTTYTATGDDMINMVKIINKTHFATIVQADSIQNSMFNGGEYTFRGNIYTEHLKYFSDPSLIGKSFSFKSTIKGDIWTIEGPIENEGEEKPVWKIYEEYIRIK
- a CDS encoding LamG-like jellyroll fold domain-containing protein, whose product is MKNEQFGVEDLSKESGYSRSQLYRKIKLINGKSISKFVRDIRLEEALKLIVKSALSISEIAYEVGFSSPNYFSRCFHEKYNYTPLEVRYMADNEGKNKILQKFIAPKRGQIRKKKVYYLPITKRHYIVWIIFSLIVVFVFTALVKDNSKNQLHKPVLKHAYTFENGVANDVVGDADGIIRGDGEIVNGLFITDEQGEYLELPGKKIRINEYSAITLEAYVIAGKGNGTWTMVSYFGDRQNEIGVNYIYQTLVNNGNSGSTISCLNYKDPWATGSNIYSPSIEDDEFHHIVTTYDNNEMKYYLDGSVVSIRPSLNSDNLIKNLSNKLAYLGKSGFSQDQTWFGAIDTFNIYEGILDEETIRNSAKKYVNRILQDNSVHVPKPVLKHSYTFEDGTTNDVIGNANGIIKGDVEIIDGLFVTNSSGEYLELPGEELKINEYASITLETFILAGKNNNALYTTLAYFGNVRGNNGVDYIGMTAKHNQRSGVVLSCKNYSSRPWLTTIGILSDELIDGKYHHMVITFDNNFLKFYIDGVLEDARINLRKKSNIIANISDKLAYLCYSGYSNPGDQTWFGAIDTFNIYEGVLDAETIANTAKQYLKDSKRKEQLK